In the genome of Dehalococcoidales bacterium, the window GCAAATTACAGACACAGTCTGGGAAGTCTGGTTCAGTTTCTTAAAGCTTGGTTTACTAGATGAAACCAAAGGAAAAGTGTTACCTATGTCCCCGGTCTAAAGTGTAACCTATGTCCCAGTTTGCACACAGAGGGAGAGGTTCGTCACCCCTTCCCCTTTTCCCGTCTCCCCCTTTCTTAAAGGGGGTTTTTATCTATTATCCCCGCCCCTTCACCGTAACCGGTATCCCGGACACCATCAAATATACCTCGTCCACCCGCCCCGCCAGCATCTGGTTGGCCCGGCCCAGCAGGTCCCGGTATAAACGGCTCACCCTGTCCCCCGGTATAATGCCCAGCCCCACCTCGTTAGTGACGATGATGAAGTCCGCGTCCGTGCTGCTGATGCAGTCGCACAGCTCATCGATTTCCGCCGCCACCGCTCTTTCCACCTTTTCAGCCTCCGGCTCTTCCCCGAAGCGACCGAACACGTTGCTGACCAGCAGGGTAACGCAGTCGATGATTACCGTCTTGGCCCCGCCGAGATTTTTAGTAATATTTTTACCGACATGCCCCGTGACTTCCAGCGTTCGCCACTCTTCAGGGCGGGACTGCCGGTGCGCCTTGATGCGCCTTTCCATTTCGTCATCCCCGGCCTCGGCCGTCGCCACGAACAATACCTCGCCGCCCGCCTTCTGCGCCATTTCCTGCGCCAGCCGGCTCTTCCCGCTCCGTGCCCCCCCGGTAAGCAGTATACTGGTCAAATCCCTGCCTCCACTTTTATAAATCCCTTATTCCCTTCAAATTTTCTTCTCCCTCTCAGTCAACGGAGAGGGAGACAC includes:
- the cobU gene encoding bifunctional adenosylcobinamide kinase/adenosylcobinamide-phosphate guanylyltransferase codes for the protein MTSILLTGGARSGKSRLAQEMAQKAGGEVLFVATAEAGDDEMERRIKAHRQSRPEEWRTLEVTGHVGKNITKNLGGAKTVIIDCVTLLVSNVFGRFGEEPEAEKVERAVAAEIDELCDCISSTDADFIIVTNEVGLGIIPGDRVSRLYRDLLGRANQMLAGRVDEVYLMVSGIPVTVKGRG